A part of Helicobacter ibis genomic DNA contains:
- a CDS encoding aspartate-semialdehyde dehydrogenase has product MEKYNIAVVGATGAVGEEIFRILEEVNFPYNKLVPLASKNSVGKEIEAFGEKFLVQELTHDVFEKENVDIAFFSAGGSVSAEFAPSAAKAGVVVIDNTSHFRMDKDVPLVVPEVNANDISLWNKTGIIANPNCSTIQMVQVLAPLHNAFEIERVDVSTYQAVSGAGKKGMEELVLQMQKFFDFSLDSVEPKVFPHRIALNVIPHIDVFLDNDYTKEEMKMVNETNKIMHSSFEVSATCVRVPVLRSHSESITIRFKNEVSAKKAREILKGAESVVVLDNPKDKEYPMPTIATDTNTTFVGRIRSDNYDKRILHLWCVADQIRIGAATNAVRIAEKWIKLN; this is encoded by the coding sequence GTGGAAAAGTATAATATTGCAGTTGTTGGTGCTACTGGGGCGGTTGGAGAAGAAATTTTTAGAATCTTAGAAGAGGTTAATTTTCCTTATAATAAATTAGTTCCACTAGCTAGTAAGAATAGTGTTGGCAAAGAAATTGAGGCATTTGGTGAGAAGTTTCTAGTCCAAGAGCTAACGCATGATGTGTTTGAAAAAGAAAATGTAGATATTGCATTTTTTTCAGCTGGTGGGAGTGTTAGTGCAGAGTTTGCACCAAGTGCTGCAAAGGCTGGAGTTGTGGTAATTGATAATACAAGCCATTTTAGAATGGATAAAGATGTTCCATTGGTTGTGCCTGAGGTAAATGCGAATGATATTTCTTTGTGGAATAAAACTGGGATTATTGCAAACCCAAATTGCTCGACAATTCAAATGGTTCAAGTATTAGCACCATTGCATAATGCATTTGAAATTGAGAGGGTTGATGTAAGCACTTATCAAGCTGTATCTGGTGCAGGTAAAAAGGGTATGGAAGAGCTAGTCTTACAAATGCAGAAATTTTTTGATTTTAGCCTTGATAGTGTCGAACCTAAGGTATTTCCACATAGGATAGCTTTGAATGTAATTCCTCATATTGATGTGTTTTTAGATAATGACTATACAAAAGAAGAGATGAAAATGGTAAATGAAACCAATAAAATAATGCATAGCAGTTTTGAAGTTAGTGCAACATGTGTTAGGGTTCCTGTTTTGCGTAGTCATAGTGAATCAATTACGATAAGATTTAAAAATGAAGTAAGTGCAAAAAAAGCAAGAGAGATACTAAAGGGTGCAGAATCTGTTGTTGTGCTAGATAATCCAAAGGATAAAGAATATCCGATGCCTACAATAGCAACAGATACAAATACTACTTTTGTGGGTAGGATAAGAAGCGATAATTATGATAAGAGAATTTTGCACTTGTGGTGTGTTGCTGATCAAATAAGAATAGGTGCAGCTACAAATGCAGTTAGAATCGCAGAAAAATGGATTAAGTTAAATTAG
- a CDS encoding sigma-54-dependent transcriptional regulator: MKLAIVEDDINMRKSLEIALGEYDEFEVVSFKSAKDALKKLDDSIDLIITDINMPQMDGIEFLRELNGKYEALIITGNATLNKAIDSIRLGVKDFLTKPFEIETLVEAIYRAKKEREVLSKSIKKQKINKVAENKSFIATSPALEGALKLVNKAAKTDASILLLGESGVGKELFANYVHNNSPRANAPFVAINMAAIPENLLESELFGYEKGAFTDATEGRAGKFESANGGSIFLDEIGEMPIGLQAKLLRVLQEKEVVRLGSSKPIKIDIRFIAATNADIQKKIKAGEFREDLFFRLQTVPVNIPPLRERVEEIIPLCEWKLEQVDNQYGVGKKTWGEGAKEQLLSYNWPGNIRELLSVVERAAILCEDDTIMPEDLFLSSRESGGKKKIANLEEELIYEALKSSNSDVDEACEILGMKKEVLLSKIKKYNIKL; the protein is encoded by the coding sequence ATGAAATTAGCCATTGTCGAAGATGATATTAATATGAGAAAATCATTGGAAATTGCACTTGGCGAATATGATGAGTTTGAAGTAGTTAGCTTTAAGAGTGCTAAAGATGCTCTAAAGAAACTTGATGATTCTATAGACTTGATAATAACTGATATTAATATGCCTCAAATGGACGGGATTGAGTTTTTGCGTGAGCTAAATGGAAAGTATGAAGCATTAATCATCACTGGAAATGCAACTCTAAATAAAGCAATAGATTCAATTAGGCTTGGAGTTAAGGATTTTCTAACTAAACCCTTTGAGATTGAAACTCTAGTAGAGGCAATTTATAGAGCCAAAAAAGAAAGAGAAGTATTATCTAAAAGCATAAAAAAACAAAAGATAAATAAAGTAGCTGAAAATAAAAGCTTCATAGCTACTTCACCAGCATTAGAAGGAGCATTGAAACTAGTTAATAAAGCAGCTAAAACCGATGCTTCTATTTTATTGCTTGGGGAGAGTGGAGTTGGTAAGGAGCTTTTTGCAAATTATGTGCATAATAATTCGCCTAGAGCTAATGCACCATTTGTTGCAATTAATATGGCAGCGATTCCTGAAAATCTATTAGAATCTGAACTTTTTGGATATGAAAAGGGTGCATTTACTGATGCAACGGAGGGCAGAGCAGGAAAGTTTGAATCTGCAAATGGAGGTAGTATATTTTTAGATGAAATAGGTGAAATGCCAATAGGACTACAAGCAAAATTATTAAGGGTGTTACAAGAAAAAGAAGTAGTAAGACTTGGAAGCTCAAAACCTATAAAGATAGATATAAGATTCATAGCAGCAACAAATGCTGATATACAAAAAAAGATAAAAGCAGGTGAGTTTAGGGAGGATTTATTTTTTAGGTTACAGACTGTTCCTGTAAATATACCACCTCTAAGAGAAAGAGTTGAAGAGATAATACCGCTTTGTGAGTGGAAATTAGAGCAAGTTGATAATCAATATGGGGTTGGCAAAAAGACTTGGGGGGAGGGTGCAAAAGAGCAGTTGTTATCTTATAATTGGCCTGGTAATATTAGAGAGTTGCTATCTGTTGTAGAGAGAGCTGCTATTTTGTGTGAGGATGATACAATCATGCCAGAAGATTTGTTTTTGAGCTCAAGAGAGAGTGGAGGAAAGAAAAAAATAGCAAATTTAGAAGAAGAATTAATCTATGAAGCTTTAAAAAGTAGTAATTCTGATGTAGATGAGGCGTGCGAAATATTAGGAATGAAGAAAGAGGTTTTGTTATCAAAAATTAAAAAATATAATATCAAATTATAG
- the gyrA gene encoding DNA gyrase subunit A, whose translation MSDLLNQDIQNVNIEDSIKESYLDYSMSVIVGRALPDARDGLKPVHRRIIYAMYELGVTSKAGYKKSARIVGDVIGKYHPHGDTAVYDALVRMAQDFSMRLELVDGQGNFGSIDGDSAAAMRYTEARMTQAAEEVLRDIDKDTVDFLPNYDDTLKEPDILPSRLPNLLINGSNGIAVGMATNIPPHRTDEIIEALIHLVDNPNATLDDMMQFIQGPDFPTGGIIYGKSGIREAYESGRGRIKIRAKTHIEKTKTRDIIVIDEIPYQVNKARLVEQIAELARDKVIEGISEVRDESDRDGIRVVIELKREAMSEIVLNHLFKSTPMESTFGIILLAIYNKEPKIFTLLELLHLFLSHRKSVVIRRTIFDLEKAKARAHILEGLRVALENIDEIVSLIRNSSDPKVAKSSLVEKFSLSEIQAQAILDMRLQRLTGLERDKIENEYQELLKEIEYLSSILKSESKLNEIIKTELLEVKDKFATHRLTAIEEDYESIDIEDLIPNEPVVVTMSHRGYVKRVPVRTYEKQNRGGKGKISANTHDDDFIESFFVADTHDTIMFVTNKGQLYWLKVYRIPEASRTAIGKAVVNLINLAPDEKIMATITTKDFNEDKSLAFFTRNGIIKRTNLSEFKNIRSVGVKAINLDEDDELVTAKIVTPSIKEILVVTYEGMCVRFEVSDAREIGRVARGVTAIKFKMPKDFVIGATVISNENEEILSVSEKGIGKRTEANEYRITKRGGKGVIAMKLTPKTGKLVGVVNVDENMDLMVLTSSGKMIRVDMHSIRKAGRATSGVIIVNVDEEKVVSIARCPKEEKIDEDEEVEDNGLFTDND comes from the coding sequence ATGAGCGATTTATTAAACCAAGATATACAAAATGTAAATATAGAAGATTCAATTAAAGAAAGCTACTTAGATTATTCTATGAGCGTTATTGTTGGGCGTGCATTGCCAGATGCTAGAGATGGTCTTAAGCCGGTGCATAGGAGAATTATCTATGCTATGTATGAGCTTGGGGTTACTTCAAAGGCAGGGTATAAGAAGTCTGCAAGAATCGTAGGTGATGTAATAGGTAAGTATCATCCACATGGTGATACTGCTGTTTATGATGCATTAGTTAGAATGGCACAAGATTTCTCTATGAGGTTGGAGCTTGTCGATGGACAGGGTAACTTTGGTAGTATAGATGGTGATAGTGCGGCAGCTATGCGTTATACAGAAGCTAGAATGACACAAGCTGCAGAAGAAGTCTTAAGGGATATTGATAAAGATACTGTTGATTTTCTACCAAACTATGATGATACGCTAAAAGAGCCAGATATCTTACCTAGTCGCCTTCCAAACTTGCTAATAAATGGTTCGAATGGTATTGCAGTTGGTATGGCTACAAATATCCCACCTCATAGAACAGATGAGATAATAGAAGCCTTGATACATCTAGTTGATAATCCTAATGCTACTTTAGATGATATGATGCAATTTATACAAGGACCAGATTTTCCAACAGGCGGAATCATATATGGAAAGAGCGGTATAAGAGAGGCCTATGAAAGTGGTAGAGGACGAATTAAAATAAGAGCTAAAACCCATATAGAAAAAACAAAAACAAGAGATATTATTGTAATTGATGAGATTCCATATCAAGTAAATAAAGCAAGGCTTGTAGAGCAGATAGCTGAACTTGCAAGAGATAAGGTGATTGAAGGAATCTCTGAAGTTAGAGATGAATCAGATAGAGATGGAATAAGGGTTGTAATAGAGTTAAAAAGAGAGGCTATGAGTGAGATTGTGCTAAATCATCTCTTTAAATCTACACCAATGGAAAGTACCTTTGGTATCATACTTCTTGCAATATATAATAAAGAGCCAAAGATATTCACCTTATTGGAATTGTTGCATTTATTCTTGTCTCACAGGAAGAGCGTTGTTATTAGAAGAACAATATTTGATTTGGAAAAGGCTAAAGCTAGAGCACATATTTTAGAAGGACTTAGGGTAGCATTAGAAAATATAGATGAAATTGTGTCTCTAATCCGAAATAGTAGCGATCCTAAAGTAGCAAAAAGTAGCTTGGTAGAGAAGTTTAGCTTAAGTGAGATTCAAGCACAAGCAATCTTAGATATGAGACTGCAAAGATTGACAGGTTTAGAGAGAGATAAAATTGAAAATGAATACCAAGAATTGCTAAAAGAAATTGAGTATTTAAGCTCTATTTTAAAGAGTGAATCTAAACTTAATGAGATTATTAAAACAGAGCTTTTAGAAGTAAAAGATAAGTTTGCAACACATAGGCTAACTGCAATAGAAGAAGACTATGAAAGCATAGACATAGAAGATCTAATTCCAAATGAGCCGGTAGTGGTAACTATGAGCCATAGAGGTTATGTAAAAAGAGTGCCAGTTAGAACTTATGAAAAGCAAAATCGCGGTGGCAAGGGTAAGATTTCTGCAAATACACATGATGATGATTTTATTGAATCTTTCTTTGTCGCAGATACGCACGATACAATCATGTTTGTTACAAATAAAGGGCAACTCTATTGGTTAAAAGTATATAGAATCCCAGAGGCAAGTAGGACAGCAATAGGCAAAGCGGTGGTAAATTTAATTAATTTAGCACCAGATGAAAAGATTATGGCAACCATTACAACAAAAGATTTTAATGAAGATAAATCTCTTGCATTCTTTACGCGTAATGGAATTATTAAGAGAACAAATTTAAGTGAGTTTAAAAATATTAGAAGTGTTGGGGTGAAGGCTATTAATTTGGATGAAGATGATGAGCTAGTAACTGCAAAAATAGTAACCCCTAGTATAAAAGAAATTTTGGTAGTTACTTATGAGGGAATGTGTGTAAGATTTGAAGTAAGTGACGCTAGAGAAATAGGGCGTGTTGCAAGAGGAGTAACAGCTATAAAGTTTAAAATGCCTAAAGACTTTGTAATTGGGGCAACCGTGATTTCTAATGAGAATGAAGAAATCTTAAGCGTAAGCGAAAAAGGAATTGGTAAGAGAACAGAAGCAAATGAATATAGAATCACAAAACGCGGTGGTAAGGGTGTGATAGCTATGAAGCTAACGCCAAAGACTGGAAAGTTAGTTGGAGTGGTAAATGTAGATGAAAATATGGATTTAATGGTGCTAACTTCAAGTGGAAAGATGATAAGAGTAGATATGCACTCTATAAGAAAGGCAGGTCGTGCTACAAGTGGTGTAATCATCGTGAATGTAGATGAAGAAAAGGTGGTATCCATCGCTAGATGTCCTAAAGAAGAAAAGATAGATGAAGATGAAGAAGTGGAGGATAATGGGCTATTTACGGATAATGATTAG
- a CDS encoding peptidylprolyl isomerase, translating into MELKEFNTSKEELEKLKYAIISTENGDMIFELLTQEAPNTIANFASLANSGFYNNLNFHRVIKGFVAQGGCPNGDGRGGPGYRIKCECQNNTSKHLAGTLSMAHAGKDTGGSQFFICFAPQPHLDGMHTIFGQIKDKESLQVLSKIKQNDKIIKIKIVETIEGKDS; encoded by the coding sequence ATGGAATTAAAAGAATTTAATACATCAAAAGAAGAATTAGAAAAATTAAAATATGCAATTATTAGCACAGAAAATGGTGATATGATATTTGAACTTTTAACACAAGAAGCACCAAATACAATTGCAAATTTTGCTTCACTCGCAAATAGCGGATTTTATAACAACTTAAACTTTCATAGAGTAATTAAAGGATTCGTAGCACAAGGAGGTTGTCCAAATGGAGATGGCAGAGGTGGTCCTGGATATAGAATAAAATGCGAATGTCAAAATAATACAAGCAAACATCTAGCAGGAACTCTATCTATGGCACACGCTGGAAAAGACACTGGAGGCAGTCAATTTTTTATATGCTTCGCACCACAGCCACATTTAGATGGTATGCACACTATTTTTGGACAAATAAAAGATAAAGAAAGTCTGCAAGTGCTATCTAAAATCAAGCAAAATGACAAAATAATCAAAATAAAAATTGTAGAAACAATAGAAGGCAAAGATTCTTAA
- a CDS encoding cytochrome-c peroxidase has protein sequence MRFIHAVLSMCLVGSLSANPLIDEAKNAGLVPLPKDQKGVEKILTDLGVEFSKFTEEKAELGKKLYFEPRLSKSGIISCNTCHNLGLGGTDGISAAVGHKWVANPHHLNSPTVYNSVLNSSQFWDGRAGTLADQAKGPIEAEPEMATPAKLAVEKISSLPEYVSEFKKIYGKSGVTFDNIADAIATFERTLITPSRFDEFLEGNEKALTKKEQEGLRLFIDKGCIACHNGVNLGGSMQAFQIANKYKFAHLGDFKGDENGMVKTPTLRNITETAPYFHNGAIWSLNEAIREMGSVQLGINISKKEAATIEEFLKSLTGKKPEITYPQLPVSTEKTPKPEL, from the coding sequence ATGCGTTTTATACATGCAGTGTTAAGTATGTGTTTGGTTGGCTCTTTAAGTGCTAATCCATTAATTGATGAGGCTAAGAATGCTGGTCTTGTTCCACTACCAAAGGATCAAAAAGGTGTTGAGAAAATCTTGACTGATCTTGGTGTTGAATTTAGTAAATTTACAGAAGAAAAGGCAGAGTTAGGCAAAAAGCTATATTTTGAACCTAGACTTTCGAAAAGTGGTATTATATCCTGTAATACATGCCATAATTTAGGGCTTGGTGGCACAGATGGAATTTCTGCTGCGGTTGGTCATAAATGGGTGGCAAATCCACATCATCTAAATTCTCCAACGGTTTATAACTCTGTATTAAATTCATCTCAATTTTGGGATGGCAGAGCAGGGACATTAGCAGATCAAGCGAAGGGTCCAATTGAAGCAGAACCAGAAATGGCTACACCTGCAAAATTAGCTGTTGAGAAGATATCGTCATTACCAGAGTATGTAAGCGAGTTTAAAAAGATATATGGCAAAAGTGGTGTTACATTTGACAATATAGCTGATGCTATTGCTACTTTTGAAAGAACTCTTATAACTCCTTCAAGATTTGATGAGTTTTTAGAGGGAAATGAAAAAGCATTAACTAAGAAAGAGCAAGAAGGTTTGAGGCTGTTTATAGATAAAGGTTGTATTGCGTGTCATAATGGCGTAAATCTAGGTGGTAGTATGCAGGCATTCCAAATTGCAAATAAATATAAATTTGCTCATCTAGGAGATTTTAAGGGAGATGAAAATGGAATGGTAAAAACTCCTACTTTAAGAAATATTACAGAGACTGCTCCTTATTTCCACAATGGTGCGATTTGGTCTTTAAACGAAGCTATTAGAGAAATGGGAAGTGTTCAGCTTGGTATTAATATTTCCAAAAAAGAGGCAGCAACAATTGAAGAATTCTTAAAATCTTTAACCGGAAAGAAACCTGAAATTACATATCCACAATTGCCAGTTTCAACAGAAAAAACTCCAAAGCCTGAGCTTTAA
- the acnB gene encoding bifunctional aconitate hydratase 2/2-methylisocitrate dehydratase, protein MGFIEEYNNHVNERKNQNIPPLPLNKKQVLEVVELLKSGSNTEFLVDLLANRVSPGVDEAAQVKAQFLDDIVKNKIEVKGISKEYAIELLGSMLGGYNIAPLIEALKVNDDIAKCAASALKNIILVYESFNDIVELSKSNKYAKEVLESWANAEWFLNKKALDEKITAVVFKIDGETNTDDLSPASDAFTRSDIPLHAQAMLKNRTENAFSRIEELKEKGYPLVYVGDVVGTGSSRKSACNSLVWHMGRDIPYIPNKKSGGLVIGSVIAPIFFNTCEDSGCLPIIAPVDELNEGDVIEIYPFKGEIVKNGSVVSKFDLKPNTLADEIRAGGRINLIIGRGLTARAREVLGMDRENIFAKPTSSLQEAKGYTLAQKMVGRACGVAGVLPGTYCEPLVTTVGSQDTTGAMTRDEVKELASLGFSADFVLQSFCHTAAYPKPADVELQATLPTFMSSRGGVALRAGDGVIHSWLNRMVLPDTIGTGGDSHTRFPIGISFPAGSGLVAFAAVTGSMPLDMPQSVLVRFKGEMQKGITLRDLVNAIPYYAIKQGLLTVEKKGKKNIFSGKILEIEGLENLKVEQAFELSDASAERSAAACTVSLNKEPIIEYLKSNITLIEAMIESGYEDSRTLKRRAQKMQEWIDNPQLLKADKDAEYAAIIEIDLNEITEPILACPNDPDDVATLSEILSNPNRPKKIDEVFVGSCMTNIGHYRALGEVLRGEGMVPTTLWVAPPTKMDAKQLSDEGYYSLFGAAGARIEVPGCSLCMGNQARVRDNAVVFSTSTRNFDNRMGKGAQVYLGSAELAAICALLGRIPTKDEYLELIPKKIEGKSEDIYKYLNFNLISDFRLK, encoded by the coding sequence GTGGGTTTTATTGAAGAGTATAATAATCATGTAAATGAAAGAAAGAATCAAAATATACCGCCTTTGCCACTTAATAAAAAACAAGTATTAGAAGTAGTAGAACTATTAAAGAGCGGGAGTAATACAGAATTTTTGGTTGATTTACTTGCAAATAGAGTATCTCCAGGCGTTGATGAGGCAGCACAGGTTAAAGCACAATTTTTAGACGATATAGTAAAAAATAAGATAGAAGTTAAAGGAATTTCAAAAGAATATGCAATAGAGCTTCTAGGAAGTATGCTTGGTGGATATAATATTGCACCATTAATAGAAGCTTTAAAAGTCAATGATGATATAGCCAAATGTGCTGCAAGTGCTTTAAAAAACATTATATTAGTTTATGAATCTTTTAATGATATTGTAGAGCTTAGTAAAAGTAATAAATATGCAAAAGAAGTGCTAGAATCTTGGGCGAATGCAGAGTGGTTTTTAAATAAAAAAGCACTAGATGAAAAAATTACTGCTGTTGTATTTAAAATCGATGGAGAGACAAACACAGATGATCTGAGCCCAGCAAGTGATGCATTTACAAGAAGTGATATACCGCTTCACGCTCAAGCGATGCTAAAGAATAGAACTGAAAATGCATTTTCTAGGATTGAGGAGCTAAAAGAAAAAGGTTACCCATTAGTTTATGTTGGTGATGTTGTTGGAACTGGTAGCTCAAGGAAATCAGCATGTAATTCTCTAGTGTGGCACATGGGTAGAGATATACCATATATACCAAATAAAAAATCTGGTGGTTTGGTTATAGGCAGTGTTATAGCACCTATTTTCTTTAATACATGTGAAGATAGTGGTTGTCTGCCAATCATAGCTCCTGTAGATGAGTTAAATGAAGGAGATGTAATTGAGATATATCCATTTAAAGGCGAGATTGTTAAAAATGGTAGTGTTGTATCAAAGTTTGATTTAAAGCCAAATACTCTTGCTGATGAGATTCGTGCTGGTGGCAGAATAAATCTAATTATAGGCAGGGGATTGACTGCTAGGGCTAGAGAAGTATTGGGAATGGATAGAGAGAATATTTTTGCTAAGCCTACAAGTAGCTTACAAGAGGCGAAAGGATATACACTAGCACAAAAGATGGTAGGTAGAGCTTGTGGTGTGGCTGGAGTGTTGCCCGGAACTTATTGTGAGCCTCTAGTAACAACTGTTGGAAGCCAAGATACAACAGGTGCTATGACAAGAGATGAAGTAAAGGAATTAGCCTCTTTAGGATTTAGTGCGGATTTTGTTTTGCAAAGTTTTTGTCATACTGCAGCTTATCCAAAACCTGCAGATGTAGAACTACAAGCGACTTTGCCTACATTTATGAGCAGTAGAGGTGGTGTAGCACTTAGAGCAGGAGATGGAGTTATTCACTCTTGGCTAAATAGAATGGTATTGCCTGATACTATAGGCACTGGTGGGGATTCTCATACTAGATTCCCTATTGGTATTAGCTTCCCTGCTGGTAGTGGGCTTGTAGCATTTGCTGCTGTTACTGGTTCTATGCCACTTGATATGCCCCAATCAGTACTTGTTAGATTCAAAGGAGAAATGCAAAAGGGAATAACCCTAAGAGATCTAGTAAATGCAATACCATATTATGCCATTAAGCAAGGATTGCTAACCGTTGAAAAGAAGGGAAAGAAAAATATATTTAGTGGCAAGATATTGGAAATAGAGGGGTTAGAAAACTTAAAAGTAGAACAAGCCTTTGAGCTAAGTGATGCTAGTGCAGAGAGAAGTGCTGCAGCATGTACAGTTTCACTAAATAAAGAACCAATAATTGAATATCTAAAATCAAATATAACACTTATAGAGGCAATGATTGAATCTGGCTATGAAGACTCTAGGACACTAAAGAGAAGAGCTCAAAAAATGCAAGAATGGATAGATAATCCACAACTATTAAAAGCAGATAAAGATGCAGAATATGCGGCAATTATAGAAATAGACTTAAATGAAATTACAGAGCCTATTTTAGCTTGTCCTAATGATCCAGATGATGTAGCTACATTAAGCGAGATACTATCAAACCCAAATAGACCTAAAAAAATAGATGAGGTATTTGTCGGAAGTTGTATGACAAATATAGGACACTATAGAGCATTAGGTGAAGTATTAAGAGGCGAAGGTATGGTTCCTACTACGCTTTGGGTTGCACCTCCAACCAAAATGGACGCTAAGCAGCTTAGTGATGAAGGATATTATTCTCTCTTTGGTGCAGCTGGAGCTAGAATTGAAGTGCCCGGTTGTAGCTTATGCATGGGGAATCAGGCTAGAGTTAGGGATAATGCAGTGGTATTTTCCACTTCTACTAGAAATTTTGATAATAGAATGGGAAAAGGTGCACAAGTATATCTTGGAAGTGCAGAACTTGCAGCTATATGTGCCTTGCTTGGTAGAATCCCAACTAAAGATGAATATTTGGAGTTAATTCCAAAGAAAATAGAAGGCAAGAGTGAAGATATTTATAAGTATTTGAATTTCAATTTAATATCTGATTTTAGGCTTAAATAG
- a CDS encoding Cj0069 family protein, whose translation MKKNIVFFEAKGGSDKGADGHRKDTMPMVNALQAKGWNAEVVFFDDDILRNESERNKIYEYVRDNADGYVSRVNPGNLREEKLYFDVLRKLCADGLVGMPHPDAMIGYGAKDALTKLADTDLVPSDTYAYYDPKEAQRIGVVMSDKHDFKKTFPKTLAKGERVLKQNRGSTGEGIWRVRLESADMYNKCESLPLDTKIICTEAKDNHTEERQLGEFMDFCEHYLVGDNGMLVDMTFLPRIKEGEIRILMLYKTPVYVVHKKPAEGGDAFSATLFSGAKYRYDEPKDWQSLIDWFLVQLPDIRSKLGNYDLPLIWTADFILDTDSNGKDKYVLGEINCSCVGFTSPEEFMAKIAVMVGDNIVDIVSEKKA comes from the coding sequence ATGAAGAAAAACATTGTTTTTTTTGAAGCAAAAGGTGGAAGCGATAAGGGTGCTGATGGACACAGAAAAGATACGATGCCTATGGTAAATGCTTTACAGGCAAAGGGTTGGAATGCTGAGGTTGTATTTTTTGATGATGATATTTTAAGAAATGAATCTGAAAGAAATAAAATCTATGAATACGTAAGAGATAATGCAGATGGATATGTATCTCGTGTAAATCCGGGGAATCTTAGAGAAGAGAAACTTTATTTTGATGTGTTAAGAAAACTATGTGCTGATGGGCTAGTTGGTATGCCACATCCTGATGCAATGATAGGCTATGGTGCTAAAGATGCACTAACAAAACTAGCAGATACTGACCTTGTGCCAAGTGATACTTATGCGTATTACGATCCAAAAGAAGCACAAAGAATCGGTGTAGTAATGAGTGATAAGCATGATTTTAAAAAGACTTTTCCAAAAACTCTAGCTAAAGGCGAGAGAGTGCTAAAGCAAAATAGAGGTTCAACTGGTGAAGGTATTTGGAGAGTTAGACTAGAATCTGCTGATATGTATAATAAGTGTGAATCTCTACCGCTTGATACAAAAATAATATGCACAGAAGCAAAAGATAACCACACAGAAGAAAGACAACTTGGTGAGTTTATGGATTTTTGTGAGCATTATTTAGTAGGTGATAATGGTATGCTTGTTGATATGACATTCTTACCAAGAATTAAAGAGGGAGAAATTAGAATCTTAATGCTTTATAAAACTCCTGTATATGTTGTGCATAAAAAACCAGCTGAAGGTGGCGATGCATTCTCTGCTACACTCTTTAGTGGTGCGAAGTATAGATATGATGAGCCAAAAGATTGGCAAAGTCTTATTGATTGGTTCTTAGTACAATTACCTGATATTAGAAGTAAGCTTGGAAATTATGATTTACCACTTATTTGGACTGCAGATTTTATCCTAGATACAGATAGTAATGGTAAGGATAAATATGTTCTTGGTGAGATTAACTGCTCTTGTGTTGGCTTTACAAGCCCTGAAGAATTTATGGCAAAAATAGCTGTTATGGTTGGTGATAATATCGTTGATATTGTTAGCGAGAAAAAAGCATAA
- a CDS encoding S1-like domain-containing RNA-binding protein: MKDVGCIKRLEIAKIVSIGAYLKKDDSLVLLPVRYLSSTLKEGDFVDVFLYTDSEDRLIATTLNPLALLGEIAALRIVDKNNYGCFLDLGIAKDIFMPTKSSEPYKVGSYVVVFIDKDKEGRLIARHNIKSYLKNIKDSSLKVFCKVSILPFKRTNLGYECVINGKYLGLVYHNEVFIKDFLFNKQVGYIKRIYKDGKCDLSLKPPMEKSKSQAERVFMILKSNGGVMKFGYDSSPQEILEVFEMSKKSFKKSLSDLITEHKIEVFDNCYIRILY; encoded by the coding sequence TTGAAAGATGTAGGCTGTATTAAAAGGCTAGAGATTGCCAAGATAGTATCTATTGGTGCTTATTTAAAAAAAGATGATTCATTGGTTTTATTACCTGTTAGATATTTATCTTCTACTTTAAAAGAGGGTGATTTTGTAGATGTATTTTTATACACAGATTCAGAAGATAGGTTAATTGCTACTACCTTGAATCCTTTGGCGCTTCTTGGCGAAATTGCAGCTTTAAGGATAGTTGATAAAAATAATTATGGTTGCTTTTTGGATCTTGGAATTGCTAAGGATATTTTTATGCCCACTAAAAGCTCTGAACCATATAAAGTTGGAAGTTATGTTGTTGTGTTTATAGACAAAGATAAAGAAGGTAGGCTAATAGCTAGACATAATATTAAATCATATTTAAAAAATATAAAAGATTCTAGCTTAAAGGTGTTTTGCAAGGTTTCTATTTTGCCGTTTAAAAGAACAAACTTGGGTTATGAATGTGTAATAAATGGTAAATATCTTGGACTTGTATATCACAATGAAGTGTTTATTAAAGATTTTTTGTTTAATAAACAAGTAGGATATATCAAAAGAATTTATAAAGATGGCAAATGTGATTTGTCTCTAAAACCACCTATGGAAAAGAGCAAAAGTCAAGCAGAGAGGGTTTTTATGATTTTAAAGTCAAATGGTGGAGTTATGAAGTTTGGTTACGATAGTAGTCCGCAAGAGATTTTGGAAGTCTTTGAGATGAGTAAAAAATCTTTTAAAAAATCATTAAGCGATCTAATAACAGAACATAAAATTGAAGTCTTTGATAATTGTTATATTAGGATTCTATATTAA